The following are encoded in a window of Panicum virgatum strain AP13 chromosome 5N, P.virgatum_v5, whole genome shotgun sequence genomic DNA:
- the LOC120673394 gene encoding rust resistance kinase Lr10-like, whose amino-acid sequence MIPLGNRQLRAPYNATFEDVAKFMRNGFAVRFPYQNEDMTYRQIIKECMDNSMSYFHDRISNSSIVDRTFTAIFGIDWKFLKCVNDYSYRTKLFWAVLTIISTMDTVKFMIVLAMLSRFVFSPLAVFTFLTYKYWKTRISIDAVEKFLQMQQTLSPTRYAYTDITAITGHFREKLGQGGYGSVYKGALPGDVFVAVKMLANSFCNGDEFISEVSTIGSIHHVNVVRLVGFCSEEMRRALVYEYMPRGSLDKYIFSSERSFSWDKLNEIALGIARGISYLHGGCDMQILHFDIKPHNILLDSNFTPKIADFGLAKLYPRDNSFVLVSAARGTIGYIAPEMISRNFGVVSCKSDVYSFGMLLLEMAGGRRNLDQHAARRSQTYYPAWVYSHISRKELVGEICEAFDIHEVERKLCIVGLWCIQMKPHDRPTMAEVIEMLEAGVDALQIPPEPFFCGFEQDSSADSFQFSTSELSAISELSVADSTR is encoded by the exons ATGATTCCTTTGGGCAATCGGCAACTGAGGGCACCATATAATGCAACctttgaagatgttgcaaaaTTTATGAGGAATGGATTTGCTGTTCGATTTCCTTACCAAAATGAAGACATGACATATCGTCAGATCATTAAGGAATGCATGGACAATTCGATGAG TTATTTCCATGATCGAATATCTAATTCTAGCATTGTGGATCGGACGTTTACCGCCATTTTTGGGATCGACTGGAAGTTCTTGAAATGTGTAAATGATTACTCCTACCGGACTAAATTATTTTGGGCCGTCCTCACCATAATTTCTACAATGGACACTGTGAAGTTCATGATTG TACTTGCTATGCTATCAAGGTTTGTGTTTTCACCATTAGCTGTATTCACCTTCCTCACCTACAAATACTGGAAAACAAGGATATCCATTGATGCAGTTGAGAAGTTTCTCCAAATGCAACAAACTCTTAGCCCAACAAGATATGCCTATACAGATATCACTGCAATCACAGGGCACTTCAGAGAGAAGCTGGGCCAAGGAGGCTACGGGTCTGTGTACAAAGGTGCGCTTCCTGGTGATGTTTTTGTTGCTGTCAAAATGTTGGCCAATTCGTTCTGCAATGGAGACGAATTTATCAGTGAGGTTTCCACCATCGGAAGTATCCACCATGTCAATGTAGTGCGCCTCGTGGGGTTTTGCTCGGAGGAAATGAGGAGGGCGCTCGTCTACGAGTACATGCCCCGTGGATCTCTTGATAAGTACATCTTCTCCTCTGAGCGAAGTTTTTCCTGGGATAAACTCAATGAAATAGCTCTAGGCATCGCCAGAGGAATCAGTTACCTGCATGGAGGATGCGATATGCAGATACTGCACTTCGACATCAAGCCACACAACATCCTTTTAGACAGTAACTTCACTCCTAAAATTGCTGACTTTGGGCTGGCCAAACTGTACCCAAGGGACAACAGCTTTGTGCTGGTGAGCGCTGCTCGGGGAACGATTGGGTACATAGCTCCTGAGATGATATCTCGTAACTTTGGTGTTGTTTCGTGCAAATCAGATGTTTACAGCTTCGGCATGCTCTTGCTGGAGATGGCTGGGGGGCGGAGAAACTTGGATCAGCATGCAGCAAGGAGAAGCCAGACATACTACCCAGCTTGGGTGTATAGTCATATATCTCGGAAAGAGTTAGTAGGTGAGATTTGCGAAGCTTTTGACATCCATGAGGTGGAGAGGAAGCTGTGCATTGTCGGTCTATGGTGCATCCAGATGAAACCTCATGATCGGCCGACAATGGCTGAGGTCATAGAGATGCTTGAAGCTGGCGTTGATGCCCTGCAGATACCACCCGAGCCATTCTTCTGTGGGTTCGAGCAGGATTCTTCAGCCGACAGCTTCCAATTCTCCACCTCGGAGTTGAGTGCAATATCAGAGTTGAGTGTTGCTGATTCCACGAGGTGA